In Campylobacter massiliensis, the DNA window GCTTTTTAGCTAACTTTACTTGACCTTTTGGCGTTATTAGAGTGATGAGGTTTAGCCCGCGCTCGCCGTTTGGCTTTGTAAACGTCTGCGGCTTTCGTCTAAAATAGCCCATATTTAGATACTTTTGCAAAGGCTCGTTATTAAACATTAAAATCCTCAGTTCGCGCATTATTTCAAACAGCCGTTTTCCGCCCGTGTCTATGCCCTTATCTTTATCGCAAAGGATTTTCGCATATTCGCCTATTTTAATATCGCCCTTGCTAACCTCAACGGCTCGCGCGAAATCTACGTAAGGCTCATCGGCTTTTACTTTGTATTCTAGGCGTTTTACTTCGTCCTGCGTATCGGCTAGCCTCAAAAGAATATCGGCCGCGGCTCGCGGGTCTGCTAATACGCTTTGAATAGTAACGGGGCGATCGTGACCGGTTAAGATGTAATCGCTAGCCCAATCTCTAAAGGCTACGGTTTGGGGCGTTTCCGTCAGTTTAAAGCCTAGAGTTATTACGCCTTTTTTAGTCCAAAAAGTCTGCTTTGCGTTACCTGTTGCATTTTGCGACAGATAGAAATGCACGCCCTCTTTAAACTCGTTCCTAGCTTTTTGTGAGCGGATAGCTTCCTCGCTTACGCCAAAACCCTCGGCTACTTGCTTATTTGATAAGCTCCACGTGTCTTGATACTCTAAAATCTCTAAATTTAGATCGTTAAATGCTACTATTGCGCTCATATTTTGCCCCCTAAATATCTTTTAGCTTTTTGAAAATCGTCGATACGCCATAATTTAAACCGCCTTTTAGGGGTATTTGCGTCCGTGCACCATCTAAATTTAACTATTTTTTCCCTAAAAAGCTCTACTAAATACTGATTGGCGTTACTTATGCCAAATACTCGCCCCGCGGTTATTTCCGTTCCATCCCACATCATTTTTATTAACGCTGTTTTATGCCTGCTTTGTATCATCGGTTATTTTCCTCTCTTATGCCTAGCTTTATTTCTAGCTCTTTTATGCTCTTGCTTTGCGTCTGCACGATATGAAACAAATCATAAGCGCAATCTAGCAAAGGTTGGGCGACACCGTCTAAGCTTGCCACCTTGTAAGTATGCAAATGCTTTTTAAAAGCCTTTAGCATAACCTCATCGCCTGCGCTAAAGCAAAGTTTGCTAGGCGTAAATACTAGCTTACTCATTATTTGCGCTCCTTTGAAAAAATCGCTCTCTTAGCCGTTGATTTTCGGTGTGGAGGGCTTGGAGCTGATCGCGCTGTTCGTGTAGGACTTGAAATAAATTAAAGGCTACTGCCAGCCCTTGATTTAATCCCTCTTTGTAGTCGCTAGGCTCATCGCTTGTCGCAGATTTTAAGACGTCTGGATAAACGTCACCCAGCATTCGCGCAAAGTCTGAATAAAGCCCTTTTTCGGCTTCATTTTCAAAGGCTTTCATATTACGCGCCTTTCCTCATAAAAAACGCCTCTACCTCGGAGGGGTCAAAAAAGGTAATATTTTTGCTAAACTTTATCGGCTTAAAAAACCTTGCTTGGCAAAATACCACACCGTGCTTAATCCTATGCCGTAAATCTTGGCGATTTGCGACGCTCTTAAATACTTCGGTTTAACTTCGTGTGTTTTCACGCTTTACCCTTTATTGTTCGTATTATCTTTGCAAAGATTAGGCTAATATTACAAAGGTGAGACGCTTATGTCTACGGATTTTGTTTTCCGTTTTTTTTGAAAAATGGGAAATTTGGGGTAAATTTTTAAAAGTTACGTGGTTTTGTATGGAGTTTAGCGCGGTCTTATTTCTCGGGGATAACCGCGCATTTATGGGATTTTATTATTTTGCTATTAGCGCTCGGAAATTAATTTCAGGCTCTTTGTATTCTGCTAGAAAATCGGCGAAATTTTTCATAACGTAATCGTAAATATTTTGGGTTAATGTGCTGTTTTTAATGTCGTCCAGTGCCCTTGTACTAGAAAAATCGGCTAAATCGCGCAAATTATCGCGGAATTTATCCTTTTCTCGCTGTTTTAGTTCGTCTTTTTTTAGATAGTGTATTATTGATGGCTCGCTTTGAAAATAATTATTTGCCCTTTTTAGAAATTCAAAAAAATAAGCGTTTAGTTCCATTCTTTTAAAATCCTTTGTGTGCAAATAGCTTTCATCGTCGCTTTTTATGCCTAAATAATCCTTGTATTCCTCTAGCTCTTTAATGCTTCCACAATAATGGTTTGTCGGTAGTGCTAGCCTTAATAGCCCTCTTGCTCTTTTAAAATTCTCATAGCACGCGATTATCTCTTGTTCGTCTTTTTGTTTGGCTTCTTGTTCGGCTATGTCGCAAAGCTGGCAAAAATAATGGCATAAAATACTGCGTGCCTCGTCTGCGATTTTTTGAGAATTGTTAAATTTAGCTATTAGCGAAAAATCGTCTATTGTAAAGCCGTCCACTTTGTAGCCCTTAATGTCGTCAATCATTTGCTCAAAAAAAAGCCTCTCGCGGTATGGTAAAGAGTATCTATTTAAAATTTTACAAATAACTTCCTCTACCGCCTCGGCTCGCGCGTTTGTTTTATCTGTTTTGTTGTTGTCAAAGGCTTCTAGATCTTTATCTCTGCTTTTGCCCTTTGCGCTTTTGCCTTGCGTCTTACCTGTTGCCATTTCTTGCCTCCTAGTTGTCTTTTATTTCGAGAATGTAACCGCTCCACCAGTCAAGCAAGATTTTAAGCTCGTCCAAAAAATCGGCTTTTTCCGAATAGCTTAAATCTACTTTGTCGCCGTGTAGGTGGTCCAACGCCTTTTTAATAGCCTCTTTGCTTACTCCGTGCTTTTGCATATTGTTAAATGCTTGCGTCGTAAATATGCCCCTTAGGCTATGCAAAGTTACTACGCGTCCAGTTTGCCTATCTCTAAAATTAAAGCCCTTGATCGCATTCGTGGCGGTGTCTTTGTGGATATGGTCGGTAAAGTGGGAATTAATAAAAATGTGCTCGTATGCCCTGCTTAATTTCGCCTGGTCTTGCAATATGCGCATAACCTCATCGCTAATCGGTAATTTGAAGTCGCCTATCTCGCTACGCTTGATTTTTTGCTCGGCTCGCGGTATGGTTAATAGTCTCTTTTCAAAATCTACGTATTGCCATTTTAAGCGAGATAACGGCGCAGCCCTTAGCGGCAGGTGTAGGCATAACTTCATCGCGTTTTTAATCGTCTCAAAATGAGGGTAATCGTAAATAGCGTTAAAAAATGCTTTTAAGTCCTCGCGCTCGGTAAGTTTTGCGTAATGCTCTACTTTGGTTTTGGGTATGAGCGTTTTAGCGTCGATATTTGCCATAATGTTAATTTCGGCGTAGCCGCTCGATACTGCGAATAAAAAGACGCGGTTTAAAATTTGATTGATTATTTCGGCGGTTTGGGGCGTCGTCTTTGATACTTCTTTTAGTATGCTCGCTATCTCGCCGTGAGTTATGCTTTTTATGCCTCTATCTTTTAGGAACGGCATTACGTGATTTTCTATGCGCCCGCGCTTGGTTTTGAGCGTCTGCGGCAAAACGTTTTTAGCTTCAATCTCTAGCCACTCGCTAAAGACCTTTTCAAAGCTCCGGTTATGATCGCTTATTCTTTGAGCTTTGGCGCGCTTCTTGTCCGTTATCGGGTCTGCGCCGTTCATCACTAGCTTTTTAAGCTCGGTTCGCTTCTCTCTTGCCTCGGCTAGCGACAATGTAGGGTAATTGCCTAGCCCGGTGCTATTTGGCTTGCCGCTATCCGGGCTAATAAAGGAAAATACCCAACGTTTACGCCCGGTCTTGCTTACTATTAGCCCTAAGCCGTCGCCGTCCGTGAGCTTGTAGTCTTTGTCTTTAGGCTTTGCCTCTTTGATTTGCTTATCGGTAAGCGGTTTTACTATCCTAGCCATTACGCCTCAATCCCCTAAAATACGTTATTTGAAACGATTTAAAAATATTTTTTGGAGTTTTTGGATCAAAATCCGCCGTAAAAATACTTTTAAAATCGCCGCCGCGTGCTCGCTAAGTGCCTAAAATACGTGGTATGATGAGGTTTAAAAATATTTTTCGCTGTTTAAGCTTCAAAAATACCTATTTTACGATATTATGTAGCAAACGCACCCGCTAATTAAGCATAAATTAATATTATTTGAAACTTGATTAGCCATCTTTACATACAATAGCCCGAATTGTTTTGGTTAATGTTTTTATATCATAGCTATCAATAATGGCAACTGTGTTATATTTAGTATTGTTTTGCCCCATTGTTTTTATTTTTCCCTTTTCTAGAATCACCTGTTGGTCTACTCCACCAGTGATATATAGTTCAATTTTTTTATCTAATATCATGTCTAATATATGAATATGATCCAGATTAAGATTTAAATCATAGTTTTTAACCTGGAATAGTGGCCTTATGTAGAAATCAGAACCTAACTCGTTTTGTTTTTTATAATTTGTGTACCCGCATATAGTATCTAGTCTTTTAAGTGTATCCTCGTTTAATGGATATTTATAGTTAACAGATGTCCTGATTTCCAATCTGAATTCCTTAAAAGATTTTGTTACAATTTTAATATCAAATTCCCCCTTACCACTTTTAAACCCATCTTGTCTAACATCATCATATCTTATGACATCAATAGGGCAACCGCCTTTTTCCTTGCAAGATATGAACTGTTTTAAATATAAAGCTACTGCTATCTCTCCAAGTATACCTTCTAGCTGCTTATCGAATTTTTTTGATCTCAGTCTAGATGAAGTATTTTGATTAGCATCCATTGTATATTCGCTTTTTATCAATGATTGAACTATCGATTTTAAAATTGAATTAAAATCAAAATTAACCTTTAAGACATTAAAAATGCCTATTGAGGTTTGGATCTCAATTACATTAAAAGTTATTTGGTGTTCTAGGACAGATATATATTTTATAATATCATCAATATTTGTATTATTTACCATTTAAAATATACTCTCTTTCATCTTTGTCTAGCTCAAAACTATCAAATATTATTTCATCTATATTAGCTTGCATTTGCAATATCTGTTTTTCTAAATTTATTGCTATTGTTTTATCACGCTCAAAAAGTCCTTGCCACTGCTCTTTGAAATTTCTTTCTTCTAGTTTATTTTTGAAATTAATCTTTTTACTTTTTTGAAGTTCTTTTATAAACTCATCAAAATTTATAGTATAAAATTTTTTAATCTTATTTGAAATATTATCAAGTTCTAGAGAACTATAAAATTTGTGAAGTTCTTGATCAAGCCTAGAATACAAAACCATCAGCTTTTCTCCTAGGCTTTCAAGTTCGTTGGACTTCTTTTTTATATTATTATTTATTGGCAAGCTTCTTAGATTACCTATTCTAATTTCAGGAAAAATATCACCTTTTGCTGGAAATAATGTTTGATAAAGGTAGTTAAAAAGAGTGGAGTTCAGAATACACATTATTGCCTTTAATCCAAATGAACTGTCTTTTTGTATGCCAACATACAATACATGGGTGGAAAAAAATCCATTATCGTCAAAAACGCATTCTAAATTTTTTCCTACACGCCTTATAAAAAGCTTACTATTAGTATAATATTCAGCTTTTGTCGGTCTTTTTAACTCTTTCTCATTAAAATCAAAATATTTAAACCCTTTGATTTTAAATTTTGAAACTTCTTTTCCAGTTACAATTCTTAATGTATGAGTATCTGTTTTTATATCAGATATAAAACGCTTGTCATTGCCAGTTTTAATACTTTCTTTAATATCTAAGAAATTTTGTATACATTCATCGGTCTTGCATTTATCTAAAATTTGCCTATCCATTAATATTAAACTAATATTAAAGCCATGTCTTGGATTTTTAATAAAATCATTATAGGAGATGAGTGATTTTGGATAGATGTAATCTTTTTCGCTCTTTAAGATTTCAACAAATTGTTTCTCTTTGTTCTTATTTAACAATAGAATGATTGTAGGAACTACAGCATCGTTAAAAACGCCATCTGCACAAAATACAATCTTATCAATATTGGTATTTTTAGCTATAAACTCGCGCATAAGACAAAATGATTCATTTTGCAAAAGTGTGCTTGGCACTATAAACCCAAATTTACCATTATTATTTAAAAGCTTTATTGATTTTTCTATAAATAAGGCATAGGTGTCGTATATCTTATAAGGAGTTTCGTAAACATCAGAAAAATATTGCATATCAAGTTTTGATAATAAATTACTTTGATAACTAATATACGGAGGGTTGCCTACTATTATATCAAAACCACCTTTTTCAAACACTTCACTAAATTCTTTTTCCCAGTAAAATTCCTTATCAACAAGAGAATTACCACATTTTATCTTTTGACCTAGATTTACAAGTTTTCTTCCAAATTGTGCGGTTCGTAACCATAACGATAGTTTTGCAATTTCTACCGCCTCAGCATTTATATCTACTCCATAAAGATTATTTTCAAGAACAGTCTTTTGTATATCATAAAGCCCTAAATCGTCAGTTTCAAGCAGTTTTCTTTTATTATCTATAAATTCATGTTCTTTTATTAAAAAGTCTAGTGCTTCATTTAAAAATGCACCACTACCACAAGCTGGGTCTAATATTTTTAAATTTAATAAAAAATCTCTATAAACATTTAAATTTTCTAGATTTTTCAGTTCACCTTTGTTTAGTTTTTTTAAGTTTTTTGCGGGTTCTGTGATATCATTTAGCCCTAATTCCTCTTTCTTGGCATTACAAATTTCTCCAAGAGTTTGATTTAAAATATAGCTAGTGATAAATTTTGGAGTATAAAAAATTCCATCTTTTTTTCTTTTATTGAAGTTGCTTGAAATAATATGCTCTAAATCACTAAGACTTTGTTCGAATATATGTCCTAAAATATTAACTGAAATTTCGCTATTAAAATCATAACTACTTAATGTTTTTACTTTTTCATTTAAGATGTAATCATCTATATTTAAGCTATCCAATATGGTATCAGTTGCAAAAAGCCCTCCATTGTAAGCGGGGATTTTTAGTTTTTCATTTGATGAATTTATTGATTTAAAATAAACCTTATAATAATCATATAAACTATGATTCAAAATATCATTAGAAAATCCATCTATTATACGGTTAATAGTATCTTTGGCAAGAAGTCCACAATCCTCAGCAAAAAATATAAATATCAATCGATCGCATATTTTTTGAGTAAATTTTAGAGCCTCTTGTTTTGTAAAAGCACTATTATTTTTACATATATTTTCAAAAAGCTCTATACGAAAATTTGAATAATCATCATAAAATTTTTTAGAAATTGAGGTCTCTTGTGAGCTACTACGCTCTTTTAGTGAGAAAGGCAAATCTTCTTTGATGGATTCAAACGAGATTAGTGCGTGCAAAAATTTAAAATTTTCAAAATCTAGCTCAAGCAGATTAAAACTTTCAAATTTTAATCTATCTTTGATATAAAATCTAATCTCATCAAAATTACTAACAATAACGTATTTTGCAAATTTATTGTCAAATGAAGATAAGTAGCTAAAAGCTTGTTCTACTGGGCTAAAATCTCTTGATCCTCTTTTATCTAAATCCTTGGTATTTTGTCCTTTTAACTCGATAATTCCAACAACTTTGTTGTTTATAATTATACAACCATCAGCCTTTTTACCATCAATCTTAGTTTTTTCTTCTCTTGTTAGGTTAAAATTATTTGGATTTTGTGTATCTAGTGTATATCCAAGACAATCTACAAAAATATCTTTTAAAAAACTTTCTTGAAATTTTTCCTCTTTTACATTCTTTATAAAATTTTTCTTTGTTTGATATGCCTTGAGTGCATTATACCTTTCCAAAACACTAAATTCATCTAGCATTATTTGCTTGATTACTAAACTTCTATCATCAAAAAGATTCATAAGATTTTACCTCTAACCCACATTGCTACTCTCCCACTCCCTAACAACCATAACCATATCCTCATCATCAAGCATAGCCAACATATCAAGAAGTGCACTCATAGCTTTTGGTTTTTTAGTATCTCCTAGCCAAGAGGCATAAGCACTTAGTGAAATTCCTAGTCTTTGAGCCATCTCTTTTTGAGATATGTCTTTCATTTCAAGATCTTCTATTTGCTTATGAATTTTATGGATAATATGGCA includes these proteins:
- a CDS encoding phage antirepressor KilAC domain-containing protein codes for the protein MSAIVAFNDLNLEILEYQDTWSLSNKQVAEGFGVSEEAIRSQKARNEFKEGVHFYLSQNATGNAKQTFWTKKGVITLGFKLTETPQTVAFRDWASDYILTGHDRPVTIQSVLADPRAAADILLRLADTQDEVKRLEYKVKADEPYVDFARAVEVSKGDIKIGEYAKILCDKDKGIDTGGKRLFEIMRELRILMFNNEPLQKYLNMGYFRRKPQTFTKPNGERGLNLITLITPKGQVKLAKKLIEAIKAKNAPQLAEG
- a CDS encoding tyrosine-type recombinase/integrase translates to MARIVKPLTDKQIKEAKPKDKDYKLTDGDGLGLIVSKTGRKRWVFSFISPDSGKPNSTGLGNYPTLSLAEAREKRTELKKLVMNGADPITDKKRAKAQRISDHNRSFEKVFSEWLEIEAKNVLPQTLKTKRGRIENHVMPFLKDRGIKSITHGEIASILKEVSKTTPQTAEIINQILNRVFLFAVSSGYAEINIMANIDAKTLIPKTKVEHYAKLTEREDLKAFFNAIYDYPHFETIKNAMKLCLHLPLRAAPLSRLKWQYVDFEKRLLTIPRAEQKIKRSEIGDFKLPISDEVMRILQDQAKLSRAYEHIFINSHFTDHIHKDTATNAIKGFNFRDRQTGRVVTLHSLRGIFTTQAFNNMQKHGVSKEAIKKALDHLHGDKVDLSYSEKADFLDELKILLDWWSGYILEIKDN
- a CDS encoding Eco57I restriction-modification methylase domain-containing protein — its product is MNLFDDRSLVIKQIMLDEFSVLERYNALKAYQTKKNFIKNVKEEKFQESFLKDIFVDCLGYTLDTQNPNNFNLTREEKTKIDGKKADGCIIINNKVVGIIELKGQNTKDLDKRGSRDFSPVEQAFSYLSSFDNKFAKYVIVSNFDEIRFYIKDRLKFESFNLLELDFENFKFLHALISFESIKEDLPFSLKERSSSQETSISKKFYDDYSNFRIELFENICKNNSAFTKQEALKFTQKICDRLIFIFFAEDCGLLAKDTINRIIDGFSNDILNHSLYDYYKVYFKSINSSNEKLKIPAYNGGLFATDTILDSLNIDDYILNEKVKTLSSYDFNSEISVNILGHIFEQSLSDLEHIISSNFNKRKKDGIFYTPKFITSYILNQTLGEICNAKKEELGLNDITEPAKNLKKLNKGELKNLENLNVYRDFLLNLKILDPACGSGAFLNEALDFLIKEHEFIDNKRKLLETDDLGLYDIQKTVLENNLYGVDINAEAVEIAKLSLWLRTAQFGRKLVNLGQKIKCGNSLVDKEFYWEKEFSEVFEKGGFDIIVGNPPYISYQSNLLSKLDMQYFSDVYETPYKIYDTYALFIEKSIKLLNNNGKFGFIVPSTLLQNESFCLMREFIAKNTNIDKIVFCADGVFNDAVVPTIILLLNKNKEKQFVEILKSEKDYIYPKSLISYNDFIKNPRHGFNISLILMDRQILDKCKTDECIQNFLDIKESIKTGNDKRFISDIKTDTHTLRIVTGKEVSKFKIKGFKYFDFNEKELKRPTKAEYYTNSKLFIRRVGKNLECVFDDNGFFSTHVLYVGIQKDSSFGLKAIMCILNSTLFNYLYQTLFPAKGDIFPEIRIGNLRSLPINNNIKKKSNELESLGEKLMVLYSRLDQELHKFYSSLELDNISNKIKKFYTINFDEFIKELQKSKKINFKNKLEERNFKEQWQGLFERDKTIAINLEKQILQMQANIDEIIFDSFELDKDEREYILNGK